Proteins encoded by one window of Dryocola sp. LX212:
- a CDS encoding class I SAM-dependent methyltransferase: protein MMTSIRENAGGMNDRAGFPVFFTKVSEHLGRYDEYGDIARQIADLFPPSLYPTAVDICCGIGKMSHALANCGYKTLGIDLSAEQLEIARQISPGPDYVRTDMGALPPGQYDLLLNIYTSFGYYNTEEEDLAVLSEWYKALRPGGVLIMELADMDRARNRIDNSGCLIRINQGVTEYLFMDWDKQLLTVDYEKDDMNWSCVTRLYEKEVLRSALLKARFKTVEIYGSFDRRPKHEDNNLILIAQKGLS from the coding sequence ATGATGACCTCTATCAGAGAAAATGCGGGCGGCATGAACGACCGGGCCGGTTTTCCGGTGTTCTTTACCAAAGTGTCTGAGCACCTCGGGCGCTACGACGAATACGGTGATATCGCCAGGCAGATAGCCGACCTGTTCCCGCCGTCGCTCTACCCAACCGCCGTCGATATCTGCTGCGGCATCGGCAAGATGAGCCACGCCCTTGCGAACTGCGGCTATAAAACCCTCGGCATTGATTTATCCGCCGAGCAGCTGGAAATTGCCCGCCAAATCTCCCCCGGCCCCGACTACGTCCGCACCGACATGGGGGCGCTGCCGCCGGGCCAGTACGACCTGCTGCTGAACATCTACACCAGCTTCGGGTACTACAACACGGAGGAAGAAGATCTGGCCGTGCTGTCCGAGTGGTACAAGGCGCTGCGCCCCGGCGGCGTGCTGATTATGGAGCTGGCGGACATGGACCGCGCCAGAAACCGCATTGATAACTCCGGCTGTCTGATCCGCATTAATCAGGGCGTAACGGAATACCTCTTTATGGACTGGGATAAGCAGCTGCTGACCGTCGATTACGAAAAGGACGATATGAACTGGTCCTGCGTCACCCGCCTGTATGAAAAGGAAGTGCTGCGCAGCGCGCTGCTGAAGGCGCGGTTCAAAACGGTGGAAATCTACGGCAGCTTCGACCGTCGTCCAAAACATGAAGACAACAATCTCATTCTTATCGCGCAAAAAGGACTGTCATAA
- a CDS encoding ATP-grasp domain-containing protein — MTKTICIVDAYSTGAELAPLFVKEGWNCIHVQSSESIPLDYLATYRPLSFKKILILRNDDIAAKRELADRLKEFAPDFIIPGTETGVELADFLSSELGTPGNSWQTSALRRDKYSMQEALRAGGLRAIRQTVTDSLAEASQWVREVNGWPVVVKPLDSAGADGVRFCHNDDELADAFHNIFGKTNRLGLVNRKVLLQERLIGRQFIVNGVSINGEHLISEVWSDDKKEVKNASLICEKEVLLPYHGEIQDELVDYTRQALTLLGIENGPSHSELMLTATGPVLIETAARMQGTIMHSAVIAALGYSHVTLTAERYLQPDRFAGRLAAPYQLNKELFCVTLASEREGTVKENRCQDLLGELASFYGVMHTPEKGERIFCTTDLFTNPGIIYLCHAELKQIEADYAAIRNMEKQGSLFELA, encoded by the coding sequence ATGACGAAAACAATTTGTATTGTGGATGCCTATTCTACCGGTGCCGAACTGGCTCCCCTTTTTGTGAAAGAGGGCTGGAACTGTATTCACGTGCAGTCGAGCGAATCGATCCCGCTCGATTATTTAGCCACCTATCGCCCCCTCTCCTTTAAGAAGATTTTAATCCTCAGAAACGACGATATTGCGGCGAAAAGGGAGCTTGCTGACAGGCTCAAAGAGTTTGCGCCCGACTTTATTATTCCCGGCACTGAAACCGGCGTTGAGCTGGCGGATTTTCTCTCCAGCGAGCTGGGGACGCCGGGCAACAGCTGGCAGACCAGCGCGCTTCGCCGCGACAAATATTCTATGCAGGAGGCGCTGCGTGCCGGCGGGCTGCGCGCCATTCGTCAGACGGTCACGGACTCTCTGGCAGAGGCCTCGCAGTGGGTGAGAGAGGTGAACGGCTGGCCGGTGGTGGTCAAGCCGCTGGACAGCGCCGGGGCGGACGGTGTGCGCTTTTGCCATAACGATGACGAGCTGGCGGACGCCTTCCATAATATTTTCGGCAAAACCAACAGGCTGGGGCTGGTCAACCGCAAGGTACTGCTCCAGGAAAGGCTGATCGGCAGGCAGTTTATCGTTAACGGCGTGAGCATCAACGGCGAGCACCTGATAAGCGAAGTCTGGTCGGACGATAAAAAAGAGGTCAAAAACGCCTCGCTGATCTGCGAAAAAGAGGTGCTGCTGCCCTACCACGGTGAGATCCAGGACGAACTGGTCGACTACACCCGCCAGGCCCTGACGCTGCTGGGCATCGAAAACGGCCCTTCCCACAGCGAACTGATGTTGACCGCCACCGGCCCGGTGCTGATTGAGACGGCGGCCCGTATGCAGGGCACCATCATGCATAGCGCGGTCATCGCCGCCCTTGGCTACAGCCACGTTACCCTGACCGCCGAGCGGTATCTGCAGCCGGATCGCTTTGCCGGTCGGCTGGCCGCGCCTTATCAGCTGAATAAAGAACTCTTCTGCGTGACGCTTGCCTCCGAGCGTGAGGGAACGGTGAAAGAGAACCGCTGCCAGGATTTGCTGGGCGAGCTGGCTTCTTTCTACGGGGTGATGCATACGCCTGAGAAAGGGGAGCGGATCTTCTGCACCACGGATCTCTTTACGAATCCGGGCATTATCTATCTTTGCCACGCCGAGCTTAAGCAGATCGAAGCGGACTACGCGGCTATTCG